The genomic segment ATCGAGTTTATTGAAAAAGTATTTCAAATAGGACACTTTGCACCAAATAAGGTTTCTTCACAAATAGAAGAAAAATACAAAATCAATCTTTCATAAATAAACTTAAAAAGAGCTTTAGAATTTTTAAAACCATAAAGCTGATAACACCGTAAATGAAATTATAACTAAAAAAAAATGCAATTATGAAAATTAGAAAAATTTTAGCTCTTGTAATTCTGACAGCAGGATTTGGTTCTGCAGTTAATGCTCAGAAAACAGTAATGGTAGGAGGAGCAGCAATGTATCCTAACAAAAATATTGTTGAAAACGCCGTAAACTCAAAAGATCATACTACGCTGGTTGCAGCAGTTAAGGCCGCAGGCCTTGTAGAAACATTACAGGGTAAAGGCCCTTTTACAGTTTTTGCTCCAACAAATGAAGCTTTCAGCAAACTGCCTGCCGGCACAGTTGAAAGTTTATTAAAACCTGAAAATATCAAAACGCTTCAGACTGTTTTGACTTATCATGTTGTAGCGGGTAAGCTTAACAGTTCAGATATCAGCAAAGCTATCAAAGCAGGAAAGGGAAAAGCAGTTTTAAAAACTGTAAGCGGAGGTTCG from the Flavobacterium sp. genome contains:
- a CDS encoding fasciclin domain-containing protein, giving the protein MKIRKILALVILTAGFGSAVNAQKTVMVGGAAMYPNKNIVENAVNSKDHTTLVAAVKAAGLVETLQGKGPFTVFAPTNEAFSKLPAGTVESLLKPENIKTLQTVLTYHVVAGKLNSSDISKAIKAGKGKAVLKTVSGGSITLWMDGKDLYVSDESGNKSKVTIADVNQSNGVIHVVDTVLLPKM